From a single Papaver somniferum cultivar HN1 unplaced genomic scaffold, ASM357369v1 unplaced-scaffold_133, whole genome shotgun sequence genomic region:
- the LOC113333747 gene encoding maf-like protein DDB_G0281937 isoform X5 translates to MSGNGFPSYKIILGSSSKARREILTEMGYEYTILTADIDEKNIRMEKPEKLVVALAEAKAVTIMSRLQLSDFLEKDAEPTLLITADTVVVYEGAIREKPTDKEEARQFLKDYSGGLATVVGSVLVTNLKTGISKGGYDRVEMGTTDSVMGLSKALVKQLIFQSLIPSVPAD, encoded by the exons ATGTCTGGAAACGGGTTTCCATCGTATAAG ATAATACTAGGATCATCCTCAAAGGCTCGGCGAGAAATTTTAACTGAGATGGGGTATGAATATACAATCTTG ACTGCAGACATTGATGAGAAAAATATACGGATGGAAAAGCCAGAGAAGTTGGTAGTGGCTCTAGCGGAGGCAAAG GCGGTCACAATCATGTCAAGGCTTCAGCTTTCTGATTTCCTTGAGAAGGATGCTGAACCAACACTTCTGATCACTGCAGATACA GTGGTGGTCTATGAGGGGGCAATCAGAGAAAAGCCAACGGACAAGGAGGAAGCGCGCCAGTTTCTCAAAG ACTATTCTGGTGGACTTGCAACAGTCGTCGGTTCTGTACTGGTTACCAACCTTAAGACGGGAATCAGTAAAGGAGGCTATGACAGGGTTGAG atggGAACCACAGATAGCGTGATGGGTCTATCCAAAGCTCTCGTAAAACAACTCATATTCCAAAGCCTCATCCCTTCTGTACCCGCAGATTGA
- the LOC113333747 gene encoding maf-like protein DDB_G0281937 isoform X1 has product MSGNGFPSYKIILGSSSKARREILTEMGYEYTILTADIDEKNIRMEKPEKLVVALAEAKAVTIMSRLQLSDFLEKDAEPTLLITADTVVVYEGAIREKPTDKEEARQFLKDYSGGLATVVGSVLVTNLKTGISKGGYDRVEVYFHDIPDEVIDNLIEEGIVLHVAGGLMLEHPLIWPFVETVMGTTDSVMGLSKALVKQLIFQSLIPSVPAD; this is encoded by the exons ATGTCTGGAAACGGGTTTCCATCGTATAAG ATAATACTAGGATCATCCTCAAAGGCTCGGCGAGAAATTTTAACTGAGATGGGGTATGAATATACAATCTTG ACTGCAGACATTGATGAGAAAAATATACGGATGGAAAAGCCAGAGAAGTTGGTAGTGGCTCTAGCGGAGGCAAAG GCGGTCACAATCATGTCAAGGCTTCAGCTTTCTGATTTCCTTGAGAAGGATGCTGAACCAACACTTCTGATCACTGCAGATACA GTGGTGGTCTATGAGGGGGCAATCAGAGAAAAGCCAACGGACAAGGAGGAAGCGCGCCAGTTTCTCAAAG ACTATTCTGGTGGACTTGCAACAGTCGTCGGTTCTGTACTGGTTACCAACCTTAAGACGGGAATCAGTAAAGGAGGCTATGACAGGGTTGAG GTTTATTTTCATGATATACCTGATGAGGTCATTGATAACTTG ATTGAAGAAGGAATTGTACTTCATGTTGCTGGAGGCCTAATGCTCGAGCATCCACTGATATGGCCCTTTGTTGAAACAGTG atggGAACCACAGATAGCGTGATGGGTCTATCCAAAGCTCTCGTAAAACAACTCATATTCCAAAGCCTCATCCCTTCTGTACCCGCAGATTGA
- the LOC113333747 gene encoding maf-like protein DDB_G0281937 isoform X2, with protein MSGNGFPSYKIILGSSSKARREILTEMGYEYTILTADIDEKNIRMEKPEKLVVALAEAKAVTIMSRLQLSDFLEKDAEPTLLITADTVVVYEGAIREKPTDKEEARQFLKDYSGGLATVVGSVLVTNLKTGISKGGYDRVEIEEGIVLHVAGGLMLEHPLIWPFVETVMGTTDSVMGLSKALVKQLIFQSLIPSVPAD; from the exons ATGTCTGGAAACGGGTTTCCATCGTATAAG ATAATACTAGGATCATCCTCAAAGGCTCGGCGAGAAATTTTAACTGAGATGGGGTATGAATATACAATCTTG ACTGCAGACATTGATGAGAAAAATATACGGATGGAAAAGCCAGAGAAGTTGGTAGTGGCTCTAGCGGAGGCAAAG GCGGTCACAATCATGTCAAGGCTTCAGCTTTCTGATTTCCTTGAGAAGGATGCTGAACCAACACTTCTGATCACTGCAGATACA GTGGTGGTCTATGAGGGGGCAATCAGAGAAAAGCCAACGGACAAGGAGGAAGCGCGCCAGTTTCTCAAAG ACTATTCTGGTGGACTTGCAACAGTCGTCGGTTCTGTACTGGTTACCAACCTTAAGACGGGAATCAGTAAAGGAGGCTATGACAGGGTTGAG ATTGAAGAAGGAATTGTACTTCATGTTGCTGGAGGCCTAATGCTCGAGCATCCACTGATATGGCCCTTTGTTGAAACAGTG atggGAACCACAGATAGCGTGATGGGTCTATCCAAAGCTCTCGTAAAACAACTCATATTCCAAAGCCTCATCCCTTCTGTACCCGCAGATTGA
- the LOC113333747 gene encoding maf-like protein DDB_G0281937 isoform X4, with translation MSGNGFPSYKIILGSSSKARREILTEMGYEYTILTADIDEKNIRMEKPEKLVVALAEAKVVVYEGAIREKPTDKEEARQFLKDYSGGLATVVGSVLVTNLKTGISKGGYDRVEVYFHDIPDEVIDNLIEEGIVLHVAGGLMLEHPLIWPFVETVMGTTDSVMGLSKALVKQLIFQSLIPSVPAD, from the exons ATGTCTGGAAACGGGTTTCCATCGTATAAG ATAATACTAGGATCATCCTCAAAGGCTCGGCGAGAAATTTTAACTGAGATGGGGTATGAATATACAATCTTG ACTGCAGACATTGATGAGAAAAATATACGGATGGAAAAGCCAGAGAAGTTGGTAGTGGCTCTAGCGGAGGCAAAG GTGGTGGTCTATGAGGGGGCAATCAGAGAAAAGCCAACGGACAAGGAGGAAGCGCGCCAGTTTCTCAAAG ACTATTCTGGTGGACTTGCAACAGTCGTCGGTTCTGTACTGGTTACCAACCTTAAGACGGGAATCAGTAAAGGAGGCTATGACAGGGTTGAG GTTTATTTTCATGATATACCTGATGAGGTCATTGATAACTTG ATTGAAGAAGGAATTGTACTTCATGTTGCTGGAGGCCTAATGCTCGAGCATCCACTGATATGGCCCTTTGTTGAAACAGTG atggGAACCACAGATAGCGTGATGGGTCTATCCAAAGCTCTCGTAAAACAACTCATATTCCAAAGCCTCATCCCTTCTGTACCCGCAGATTGA
- the LOC113333747 gene encoding maf-like protein CPE2145 isoform X6 gives MEKPEKLVVALAEAKAVTIMSRLQLSDFLEKDAEPTLLITADTVVVYEGAIREKPTDKEEARQFLKDYSGGLATVVGSVLVTNLKTGISKGGYDRVEVYFHDIPDEVIDNLIEEGIVLHVAGGLMLEHPLIWPFVETVMGTTDSVMGLSKALVKQLIFQSLIPSVPAD, from the exons ATGGAAAAGCCAGAGAAGTTGGTAGTGGCTCTAGCGGAGGCAAAG GCGGTCACAATCATGTCAAGGCTTCAGCTTTCTGATTTCCTTGAGAAGGATGCTGAACCAACACTTCTGATCACTGCAGATACA GTGGTGGTCTATGAGGGGGCAATCAGAGAAAAGCCAACGGACAAGGAGGAAGCGCGCCAGTTTCTCAAAG ACTATTCTGGTGGACTTGCAACAGTCGTCGGTTCTGTACTGGTTACCAACCTTAAGACGGGAATCAGTAAAGGAGGCTATGACAGGGTTGAG GTTTATTTTCATGATATACCTGATGAGGTCATTGATAACTTG ATTGAAGAAGGAATTGTACTTCATGTTGCTGGAGGCCTAATGCTCGAGCATCCACTGATATGGCCCTTTGTTGAAACAGTG atggGAACCACAGATAGCGTGATGGGTCTATCCAAAGCTCTCGTAAAACAACTCATATTCCAAAGCCTCATCCCTTCTGTACCCGCAGATTGA
- the LOC113333747 gene encoding maf-like protein CPE2145 isoform X3 produces MGYEYTILTADIDEKNIRMEKPEKLVVALAEAKAVTIMSRLQLSDFLEKDAEPTLLITADTVVVYEGAIREKPTDKEEARQFLKDYSGGLATVVGSVLVTNLKTGISKGGYDRVEVYFHDIPDEVIDNLIEEGIVLHVAGGLMLEHPLIWPFVETVMGTTDSVMGLSKALVKQLIFQSLIPSVPAD; encoded by the exons ATGGGGTATGAATATACAATCTTG ACTGCAGACATTGATGAGAAAAATATACGGATGGAAAAGCCAGAGAAGTTGGTAGTGGCTCTAGCGGAGGCAAAG GCGGTCACAATCATGTCAAGGCTTCAGCTTTCTGATTTCCTTGAGAAGGATGCTGAACCAACACTTCTGATCACTGCAGATACA GTGGTGGTCTATGAGGGGGCAATCAGAGAAAAGCCAACGGACAAGGAGGAAGCGCGCCAGTTTCTCAAAG ACTATTCTGGTGGACTTGCAACAGTCGTCGGTTCTGTACTGGTTACCAACCTTAAGACGGGAATCAGTAAAGGAGGCTATGACAGGGTTGAG GTTTATTTTCATGATATACCTGATGAGGTCATTGATAACTTG ATTGAAGAAGGAATTGTACTTCATGTTGCTGGAGGCCTAATGCTCGAGCATCCACTGATATGGCCCTTTGTTGAAACAGTG atggGAACCACAGATAGCGTGATGGGTCTATCCAAAGCTCTCGTAAAACAACTCATATTCCAAAGCCTCATCCCTTCTGTACCCGCAGATTGA